A single region of the Stigmatopora argus isolate UIUO_Sarg chromosome 6, RoL_Sarg_1.0, whole genome shotgun sequence genome encodes:
- the shq1 gene encoding protein SHQ1 homolog: MITPAFDLNQNPEYLILSARVPYTRTSEFDLFIDGTDVKFYAKPYFLRLTLPGRVVEDGREKATFDIEKGIFTVHIPKEVAGEHFEGLQLLTNLLAPKGSRSAKPLLEDITPDCSESAGNDEEEEDFNWQVEQEVYIERSEEELSGLQKYGFGNKRSGVFVRLQEELSDVIDVKNPDNTTIAERRQARMDVEALAFSPDHYLADLFEDDEIRRLLKFRSWWTKLFPSPANEEEAVILFNDEEKEQLRKFNNQSYLLDKTSRYQVCLSLVDILLAYCYEVRSTEGEHNVESPWTIRKLSGTLCWLETYSSLQEVLVSFGRRILCYPLYRHFDMVSAAVFDTVGVLQAGRACVLKCLLDIHKVFRLNDPAYILNDLYITDYCIWIQKIKSKKLSALAAALQNVSIQKKDLDLELEELEKAATLVAEEGSRASESASESASESSDLSSDDSTSEDDDDEEEEGEEEKDCEAEEQARVESGRGGGEEPSEDSPPKPQHTSAVYAPVPQEPAVTLLSAESNIDTLPRALEGARPLIQVLGELNISKELPGCSDGDETLSEGNTPRSGGSSSTTLLELSPCGHPLLIIQKQDLSS, translated from the exons ATGATCACGCCTGCCTTTGACTTGAATCAGAATCCAGAATACCTGATCCTCTCAGCCCGTGTTCCTTACACGAGAACGTCAGAATTTGATCTCTTCATTGATGGAACAGATGTCAAATTCTATGCTAAACCCTACTTTCTTCG GTTAACGCTTCCGGGAAGGGTAGTGGAAGATGGGAGAGAAAAGGCAACATTTGACATTGAAAAGG GTATCTTCACTGTCCATATCCCCAAAGAAGTAGCTGGAGAACACTTTGAAGGTCTCCAGTTGCTGACAAACCTCCTCGCTCCCAAAGGATCCCGCTCGGCAAAGCCTCTGTTAGAGGACATTACCCCAG ATTGCAGTGAAAGTGCAGGCAatgatgaagaagaggaggactTTAACTGGCAGGTTGAGCAGGAAGTCTACATTGAGAGGTCTGAGGAGGAGTTAAGTGGTCTGCAAAAATACGGCTTTGGCAATAAGAGGTCTGGAGTTTTTGTCAGATTACAG GAAGAACTCAGTGATGTGATAGATGTCAAAAACCCAGATAATACAACAATAGCTGAGAGGAGACAAGCGCGGATGGATGTAGAGGCGTTGGCCTTCTCCCCCGATCATTACTT AGCTGATTTGTTCGAAGACGATGAGATAAGGAGACTACTGAAATTCAGATCGTGGTGGACAAAACTTTTCCCTTCACCTGCAAATGAAGAAGAGGCTG TTATATTGTTCAACGATGAGGAGAAAGAGCAGCTGAGAAAATTCAACAACCAATCATATCTGCTCGACAAGACTTCACGTTACCAAGTGTGTCTCAGCCTGGTGGACATTTTACTGGCTTACTGCTATGAAGTGCGCTCTACAGAAGGAGAGCACAAT GTGGAATCACCGTGGACAATCCGGAAACTGAGTGGAACATTGTGTTGGCTGGAG ACATACAGCTCTTTGCAGGAGGTCCTGGTGTCGTTTGGAAGAAGGATTCTCTGCTATCCACTTTACCGACACTTTGACATGGTGTCTGCTGCTGTTTTTGATACAGTTGGAGTCCTACAGGCAG GGAGAGCCTGCGTCCTCAAATGCCTGCTTGATATTCACAAAGTTTTCAGACTGAACGACCCAGCCTACATACTCAATGATCTTTACATTACAGACTACTGTATCTGGATTCAAAAGATCAA GTCCAAGAAGTTGTCAGCGTTGGCCGCTGCACTACAAAATGTTTCCATTCAGAAAAAAGATTTGGATTTGGAGCTTGAGGAGCTAGAAAAGGCAGCCACGTTGGTTGCCGAGGAGGGAAGCAGAGCTTCCGAGAGTGCTTCCGAGAGTGCTTCGGAGAGCAGCGATCTTTCCAGTGACGACAGCACTtcggaagatgatgatgatgaggaggaggagggggaggaggagaaggactGTGAAGCCGAAGAGCAAGCTCGCGTTGAATCCGGTAGAGGAGGTGGAGAGGAGCCATCTGAGGACAGCCCTCCCAAGCCTCAACACACCTCCGCCGTCTATGCTCCCGTCCCACAGGAGCCAGCAGTCACGCTGCTGTCAGCAGAGAGCAACATCGACACTCTCCCCCGAGCTCTAGAAGGCGCCAGACCACTCATCCAGGTCCTTGGGGAGCTAAATATCTCAAAAGAATTGCCTGGATGTTCTGATGGAGATGAAACGCTATCAGAGGGGAACACCCCACGATCAGGAGGAAGCAGCAGTACGACTTTATTAGAGTTGAGCCCTTGTGGACACCCTCTGCTCATCATTCAAAAACAGGACTTGAGCTCATGA